In Antennarius striatus isolate MH-2024 chromosome 8, ASM4005453v1, whole genome shotgun sequence, a single window of DNA contains:
- the LOC137599633 gene encoding sorbin and SH3 domain-containing protein 2-like isoform X11 gives MNTGSDSYSSELDCWRSHSVTDGLKNGDTSNSSLAAKGFRSVRPNLQDKKSPTQDISHVPLPPPRRESFQLSPISTNPSEYSSLIALANHFSPGMLTYTQNQKSVLKDSYTLSSTSSCSYSETVAKSVHQAHQSSVSNNNSNCSASATNTATQAQERKVSSLKLTPVTIPDPPDHCNSYLSPQPKTTGSRLPNSPSPQRGPTLPPPRTKTASLSVHLGHGSQKPEPSNDTGEAKVPDGASFRTPAPSQLEITEAPPAVPPRPSPAELLGQVLVHAMNGSTSHPQRPLSPPSYSPPSSSSLHAGLQRRSRSSEGSESITRESAVSGHSTVSSTVPIARFSEEEKRVSIIKAPHYEGIGPVDESGIPIAIRTTVDRPKDWYKTMFKQIHKVHKADDDYSDTYSATYAVINNDEYRPPSNTTLAHPAPRTHTYRPLAKSPLDNGGHQGPQEPLPSPVPPPPPLMPSLLQLRARDDDREKDSADTNEWGPPNRKVDTRKYRAEPKSIFEYEPGKSSILEHERPTYDDIDLENEPWYKFFSELEFGRPPPKKRLDYNPDISARRHIETSLHIPPADNAPDRPASAASDYRKRRKSEPSSSQANAQSQIRAATSPKPVDPHRPSSTLKKTTVRSSPSSPSRVKDQDVSRCYSTLDGRHTSQSRRPTPDREVSHKQMTQLILFSLLHQKQPARAIYDFKAQTAKELSFRKGDGVNIIRQIDNNWYEGEHRGRIGIFPMSYVEKIPSPEKQQPVRPPPPANVKEIGEAMARYNFNADTNVELSLRKGERVIVIRQVDHNWYEGKIPDTTKQGIFPVAYVDIIKRSPSKSSAHHIDTHGYSGNRTHGSTPVKRLVQDALHGGGDPYQAVYNYLPHNEDELELKEGDIVDVMEKCDDGWFVGTSRRTKLFGTFPGNYVKQL, from the exons ATGAATACAG GGAGTGACTCTTACTCATCAGAATTGG ATTGTTGGCGGTCACATAGTGTAACAGATGGCCTTAAGAACGGAGACACCAGCAACTCGTCTCTCGCTGCCAAAGGCTTCCGCAGCGTCAGGCCCAACCTACAGGACAAAAAGTCACCGACCCAG GACATCAGCCATGTGCCGCTGCCACCCCCCAGGAGAGAGAGCTTCCAACTCTCACCCATCAGCACTAATCCCTCAGAGTACAGCTCCCTCATTGCCCTGGCTAACCATTTTAGCCCCGGAATGTTAACATACACTCAGAACCAGAAATCAGTTTTGAAAGATTCCTACACTCTTAGTAGCACCTCGTCTTGTTCCTACTCCGAGACCGTCGCAAAGTCCGTCCATCAAGCGCACCAGTCCTCTGTCtcaaataataacagtaactGCAGCGCATCTGCCACCAACACCGCTACACAGGCGCAGGAGCGCAAGGTGTCGTCTCTCAAACTAACCCCTGTCACCATCCCTGACCCTCCTGATCACTGCAACTCTTACCTTAGCCCCCAACCTAAGACCACAGGTTCCAGACTGCCCAACTCCCCTTCTCCACAAAGGGGTCCCACTTTGCCTCCTCCCCGGACCAAGACAGCCTCCCTTTCTGTCCACTTGGGCCACGGGAGTCAAAAACCAGAGCCTTCAAACGACACAGGGGAAGCCAAGGTCCCAGATGGAGCCTCGTTTCGAACCCCGGCTCCATCCCAGTTGGAAATAACAGAAGCTCCTCCTGCAGTTCCACCAAGACCATCGCCTGCAGAATTGTTG GGCCAGGTCCTCGTTCACGCTATGAATGGAAGCACTAGCCATCCTCAGAGGCCCCTCTCCCCTCCGTCCTACtcgcctccttcctcctcctcgcttcATGCCGGCCTCCAGAGACGGAGCAGGAGTTCAG AGGGCAGCGAGTCGATAACCAGAGAGTCTGCGGTGTCGGGCCATTCCACCGTCAGCAGCACTGTGCCTATCGCCCGCTTctcagaggaagagaagagggtGTCCATCATCAAAGCCCCCCATTACGAAGGCATCGGCCCTGTGGACGAGTCCGGCATCCCCATCGCCATCCGCACA acGGTGGATCGGCCAAAGGATTGGTACAAAACCATGTTCAAGCAGATCCACAAGGTTCACAAAGCAG atgatgaTTATTCTGACACTTACAGCGCTACGTACGCCGTCATAAACAACG ATGAGTACAGACCGCCCTCCAACACCACCCTGGCCCACCCTGCTCCCcgaacacacacctacaggccCCTCGCCAAAAGCCCTCTGGACAACGGAGGTCATCAAGGGCCTCAGGAGCCTTTGCCATCCCCTGTACCCCCGCCACCTCCACTGATGccatctctcctccagctgagggCCAGAGATGACGACCGTGAGAAAGACTCGGCCGACAC AAATGAATGGGGACCCCCCAACAGGAAGGTGGACACACGGAAGTACCGCGCAGAGCCCAAGAGTATTTTTGAGTATGAACCCGGGAAATCGTCCATCCTGGAGCACGAACGACCG ACCTATGATGACATAGATTTAGAGAACGAGCCTTGGTATAAGTTCTTTTCTGAGCTGGAGTTTGGGCGGCCG CCTCCTAAAAAACGGCTGGATTATAATCCAGACATCTCCGCTCGCCGGCACATTGAG ACATCCCTACACATCCCTCCTGCTGACAACGCTCCAGACAGACCTGCCAG CGCCGCAAGCGActacaggaagaggaggaagtctGAACCGTCGAGTTCTCAAGCGAACGCTCAGTCTCAGATCAGAGCGGCGACTTCCCCCAAACCCGTCGATCCTCACAGACCCAGCAGcaccttaaaaaaaaccacCGTTCGCTCATCACCATCCTCACCCTCCAGAGTCAAAG ACCAGGATGTATCCAGGTGTTATTCCACGCTGGATGGACGTCACACATCCCAGAGCAGAAGACCCACACCTGACAGAGAG GTGTCCCATAAACAGATGACACAACttattctcttctctcttctccatCAGAAACAGCCAGCGAGAGCCATTTATGATTTTAAGGCACAAACAGCTAA GGAGCTGTCATTTAGGAAAGGTGACGGCGTGAACATCATCCGACAAATAGACAATAACTGGTATGAAGGAGAGCACCGGGGTCGGATCGGGATATTCCCCATGTCGTATGTGgag AAGATACCGTCACCGGAGAAGCAGCAGCCGGTTCGTCCTCCACCGCCGGCGAACGTGAAAGAGATCGGCGAGGCGATGGCGCGCTACAACTTCAACGCCGACACCAACGTTGAGTTGTCTCTCAGAAAG ggtgAAAGAGTTATCGTGATAAGGCAGGTAGATCACAACTGGTACGAGGGGAAGATCCCAGACACGACCAAACAAGGCATCTTTCCCGTGGCGTACGTCGACATCATCAAACGTTCCCCGTCCAAGAGCTCCGCCCACCACATCGACACACATGGTTACTCTGGTAACAGGACGCATGGCTCCACACCAGTCAAG
- the LOC137599633 gene encoding sorbin and SH3 domain-containing protein 1-like isoform X7, with protein sequence MNTGSDSYSSELDCWRSHSVTDGLKNGDTSNSSLAAKGFRSVRPNLQDKKSPTQDISHVPLPPPRRESFQLSPISTNPSEYSSLIALANHFSPGMLTYTQNQKSVLKDSYTLSSTSSCSYSETVAKSVHQAHQSSVSNNNSNCSASATNTATQAQERKVSSLKLTPVTIPDPPDHCNSYLSPQPKTTGSRLPNSPSPQRGPTLPPPRTKTASLSVHLGHGSQKPEPSNDTGEAKVPDGASFRTPAPSQLEITEAPPAVPPRPSPAELLGQVLVHAMNGSTSHPQRPLSPPSYSPPSSSSLHAGLQRRSRSSEGSESITRESAVSGHSTVSSTVPIARFSEEEKRVSIIKAPHYEGIGPVDESGIPIAIRTTVDRPKDWYKTMFKQIHKVHKADDDYSDTYSATYAVINNDEYRPPSNTTLAHPAPRTHTYRPLAKSPLDNGGHQGPQEPLPSPVPPPPPLMPSLLQLRARDDDREKDSADTNEWGPPNRKVDTRKYRAEPKSIFEYEPGKSSILEHERPTYDDIDLENEPWYKFFSELEFGRPPPKKRLDYNPDISARRHIETSLHIPPADNAPDRPASAASDYRKRRKSEPSSSQANAQSQIRAATSPKPVDPHRPSSTLKKTTVRSSPSSPSRVKDQDVSRCYSTLDGRHTSQSRRPTPDREVSHKQMTQLILFSLLHQKQPARAIYDFKAQTAKELSFRKGDGVNIIRQIDNNWYEGEHRGRIGIFPMSYVEKIPSPEKQQPVRPPPPANVKEIGEAMARYNFNADTNVELSLRKGERVIVIRQVDHNWYEGKIPDTTKQGIFPVAYVDIIKRSPSKSSAHHIDTHGYSGNRTHGSTPVKPFYHLPPSSTPHDLPPPQPLSRRPDLRAVTDEWLSLTVSLPESVQVPSLMPTPVPPTPPPLPTDLPPLPKPQGAKPSSPVPSHRGSALPPQTFSRTHPFKDGRHSSGPNPDVGPPPLHPHPHPSFTSPLADSLLRYDSNKGKAQTSHLSKPNCLSRTAPEPTNPPTPLPLQHKLNVQINKSNTFSDVELHVKDPYDELLSMIQEESPTTSLNSESRNTFRPKATESFDPAVKSTGVASACEPAGGVQLAVQFHKPVTMEPLSITWGEQTKTQEVNSPSSAALKGGGFTELFIEEEEEEEEPAASGDKEGDVRGFNKRLGPQDPLIGGKPPRSPILSRRSYLSHVRGRRRLVQDALHGGGDPYQAVYNYLPHNEDELELKEGDIVDVMEKCDDGWFVGTSRRTKLFGTFPGNYVKQL encoded by the exons ATGAATACAG GGAGTGACTCTTACTCATCAGAATTGG ATTGTTGGCGGTCACATAGTGTAACAGATGGCCTTAAGAACGGAGACACCAGCAACTCGTCTCTCGCTGCCAAAGGCTTCCGCAGCGTCAGGCCCAACCTACAGGACAAAAAGTCACCGACCCAG GACATCAGCCATGTGCCGCTGCCACCCCCCAGGAGAGAGAGCTTCCAACTCTCACCCATCAGCACTAATCCCTCAGAGTACAGCTCCCTCATTGCCCTGGCTAACCATTTTAGCCCCGGAATGTTAACATACACTCAGAACCAGAAATCAGTTTTGAAAGATTCCTACACTCTTAGTAGCACCTCGTCTTGTTCCTACTCCGAGACCGTCGCAAAGTCCGTCCATCAAGCGCACCAGTCCTCTGTCtcaaataataacagtaactGCAGCGCATCTGCCACCAACACCGCTACACAGGCGCAGGAGCGCAAGGTGTCGTCTCTCAAACTAACCCCTGTCACCATCCCTGACCCTCCTGATCACTGCAACTCTTACCTTAGCCCCCAACCTAAGACCACAGGTTCCAGACTGCCCAACTCCCCTTCTCCACAAAGGGGTCCCACTTTGCCTCCTCCCCGGACCAAGACAGCCTCCCTTTCTGTCCACTTGGGCCACGGGAGTCAAAAACCAGAGCCTTCAAACGACACAGGGGAAGCCAAGGTCCCAGATGGAGCCTCGTTTCGAACCCCGGCTCCATCCCAGTTGGAAATAACAGAAGCTCCTCCTGCAGTTCCACCAAGACCATCGCCTGCAGAATTGTTG GGCCAGGTCCTCGTTCACGCTATGAATGGAAGCACTAGCCATCCTCAGAGGCCCCTCTCCCCTCCGTCCTACtcgcctccttcctcctcctcgcttcATGCCGGCCTCCAGAGACGGAGCAGGAGTTCAG AGGGCAGCGAGTCGATAACCAGAGAGTCTGCGGTGTCGGGCCATTCCACCGTCAGCAGCACTGTGCCTATCGCCCGCTTctcagaggaagagaagagggtGTCCATCATCAAAGCCCCCCATTACGAAGGCATCGGCCCTGTGGACGAGTCCGGCATCCCCATCGCCATCCGCACA acGGTGGATCGGCCAAAGGATTGGTACAAAACCATGTTCAAGCAGATCCACAAGGTTCACAAAGCAG atgatgaTTATTCTGACACTTACAGCGCTACGTACGCCGTCATAAACAACG ATGAGTACAGACCGCCCTCCAACACCACCCTGGCCCACCCTGCTCCCcgaacacacacctacaggccCCTCGCCAAAAGCCCTCTGGACAACGGAGGTCATCAAGGGCCTCAGGAGCCTTTGCCATCCCCTGTACCCCCGCCACCTCCACTGATGccatctctcctccagctgagggCCAGAGATGACGACCGTGAGAAAGACTCGGCCGACAC AAATGAATGGGGACCCCCCAACAGGAAGGTGGACACACGGAAGTACCGCGCAGAGCCCAAGAGTATTTTTGAGTATGAACCCGGGAAATCGTCCATCCTGGAGCACGAACGACCG ACCTATGATGACATAGATTTAGAGAACGAGCCTTGGTATAAGTTCTTTTCTGAGCTGGAGTTTGGGCGGCCG CCTCCTAAAAAACGGCTGGATTATAATCCAGACATCTCCGCTCGCCGGCACATTGAG ACATCCCTACACATCCCTCCTGCTGACAACGCTCCAGACAGACCTGCCAG CGCCGCAAGCGActacaggaagaggaggaagtctGAACCGTCGAGTTCTCAAGCGAACGCTCAGTCTCAGATCAGAGCGGCGACTTCCCCCAAACCCGTCGATCCTCACAGACCCAGCAGcaccttaaaaaaaaccacCGTTCGCTCATCACCATCCTCACCCTCCAGAGTCAAAG ACCAGGATGTATCCAGGTGTTATTCCACGCTGGATGGACGTCACACATCCCAGAGCAGAAGACCCACACCTGACAGAGAG GTGTCCCATAAACAGATGACACAACttattctcttctctcttctccatCAGAAACAGCCAGCGAGAGCCATTTATGATTTTAAGGCACAAACAGCTAA GGAGCTGTCATTTAGGAAAGGTGACGGCGTGAACATCATCCGACAAATAGACAATAACTGGTATGAAGGAGAGCACCGGGGTCGGATCGGGATATTCCCCATGTCGTATGTGgag AAGATACCGTCACCGGAGAAGCAGCAGCCGGTTCGTCCTCCACCGCCGGCGAACGTGAAAGAGATCGGCGAGGCGATGGCGCGCTACAACTTCAACGCCGACACCAACGTTGAGTTGTCTCTCAGAAAG ggtgAAAGAGTTATCGTGATAAGGCAGGTAGATCACAACTGGTACGAGGGGAAGATCCCAGACACGACCAAACAAGGCATCTTTCCCGTGGCGTACGTCGACATCATCAAACGTTCCCCGTCCAAGAGCTCCGCCCACCACATCGACACACATGGTTACTCTGGTAACAGGACGCATGGCTCCACACCAGTCAAG CCTTTCTACCATCTACCCCCATCCTCCACTCCTCATgacctcccacccccccaacccctgtCGAGAAGGCCTGACCTGCGAGCCGTCACCGACGAGTGGTTGTCCCTCACGGTGTCCCTCCCAGAGTCCGTTCAAGTTCCCTCCCTCATGCCCACCCCCGTGCCTCCCACGCCACCTCCTCTCCCCACTGACCTCCCACCTCTCCCAAAGCCCCAGGGGGCCAAGCCGTCCTCGCCCGTTCCGTCCCACAGAGGCTCTGCACTGCCGCCCCAGACATTTTCCAGAACTCATCCTTTCAAAGACGGGAGACACAGTTCAGGTCCCAACCCAGACGTGGggcctcctcctctccatcctcatcctcacccctCGTTCACGTCTCCATTGGCCGATTCTCTGCTGCGGTACGACAGCAACAAAGGAAAAGCCCAAACGTCGCACCTTTCTAAGCCAAACTGTTTGTCCCGCACTGCGCCAGAGCCAACGAATCCACCCACGCCACTTCCTCTGCAACACAAATTAAACgtgcaaataaacaaaagcaaCACATTCAGCGATGTAGAGCTGCATGTGAAAGACCCTTACGATGAGCTGTTATCCATGATTCAGGAGGAATCCCCAACGACTTCCCTAAATAGCGAATCCCGTAACACGTTTAGGCCAAAAGCTACAGAATCCTTCGATCCCGCTGTGAAATCAACAGGGGTCGCTTCAGCCTGCGAGCCTGCAGGCGGCGTGCAGTTAGCGGTGCAGTTTCACAAGCCAGTGACAATGGAGCCTCTTTCCATCACCTGGGGGGAGCAAACAAAAACCCAAGAAGTCAACTCTCCAAGTTCAGCGGCGTTGAAAGGAGGGGGATTTACTGAGTTGTTcattgaggaggaggaagaagaagaagaaccagcAGCTAGTGGTGACAAAGAGGGAGACGTTAGAGGTTTTAATAAGAGACTGGGCCCACAG
- the LOC137599633 gene encoding sorbin and SH3 domain-containing protein 1-like isoform X8, whose amino-acid sequence MNTGSDSYSSELDCWRSHSVTDGLKNGDTSNSSLAAKGFRSVRPNLQDKKSPTQDISHVPLPPPRRESFQLSPISTNPSEYSSLIALANHFSPGMLTYTQNQKSVLKDSYTLSSTSSCSYSETVAKSVHQAHQSSVSNNNSNCSASATNTATQAQERKVSSLKLTPVTIPDPPDHCNSYLSPQPKTTGSRLPNSPSPQRGPTLPPPRTKTASLSVHLGHGSQKPEPSNDTGEAKVPDGASFRTPAPSQLEITEAPPAVPPRPSPAELLGQVLVHAMNGSTSHPQRPLSPPSYSPPSSSSLHAGLQRRSRSSEGSESITRESAVSGHSTVSSTVPIARFSEEEKRVSIIKAPHYEGIGPVDESGIPIAIRTTVDRPKDWYKTMFKQIHKVHKADDDYSDTYSATYAVINNDEYRPPSNTTLAHPAPRTHTYRPLAKSPLDNGGHQGPQEPLPSPVPPPPPLMPSLLQLRARDDDREKDSADTNEWGPPNRKVDTRKYRAEPKSIFEYEPGKSSILEHERPTYDDIDLENEPWYKFFSELEFGRPPPKKRLDYNPDISARRHIETSLHIPPADNAPDRPASAASDYRKRRKSEPSSSQANAQSQIRAATSPKPVDPHRPSSTLKKTTVRSSPSSPSRVKDQDVSRCYSTLDGRHTSQSRRPTPDREVSHKQMTQLILFSLLHQKQPARAIYDFKAQTAKELSFRKGDGVNIIRQIDNNWYEGEHRGRIGIFPMSYVEKIPSPEKQQPVRPPPPANVKEIGEAMARYNFNADTNVELSLRKGERVIVIRQVDHNWYEGKIPDTTKQGIFPVAYVDIIKRSPSKSSAHHIDTHGYSGNRTHGSTPVKPFYHLPPSSTPHDLPPPQPLSRRPDLRAVTDEWLSLTVSLPESVQVPSLMPTPVPPTPPPLPTDLPPLPKPQGAKPSSPVPSHRGSALPPQTFSRTHPFKDGRHSSGPNPDVGPPPLHPHPHPSFTSPLADSLLRYDSNKGKAQTSHLSKPNCLSRTAPEPTNPPTPLPLQHKLNVQINKSNTFSDVELHVKDPYDELLSMIQEESPTTSLNSESRNTFRPKATESFDPAVKSTGVASACEPAGGVQLAVQFHKPVTMEPLSITWGEQTKTQEVNSPSSAALKGGGFTELFIEEEEEEEEPAASGDKEGDVRGFNKRLGPQRLVQDALHGGGDPYQAVYNYLPHNEDELELKEGDIVDVMEKCDDGWFVGTSRRTKLFGTFPGNYVKQL is encoded by the exons ATGAATACAG GGAGTGACTCTTACTCATCAGAATTGG ATTGTTGGCGGTCACATAGTGTAACAGATGGCCTTAAGAACGGAGACACCAGCAACTCGTCTCTCGCTGCCAAAGGCTTCCGCAGCGTCAGGCCCAACCTACAGGACAAAAAGTCACCGACCCAG GACATCAGCCATGTGCCGCTGCCACCCCCCAGGAGAGAGAGCTTCCAACTCTCACCCATCAGCACTAATCCCTCAGAGTACAGCTCCCTCATTGCCCTGGCTAACCATTTTAGCCCCGGAATGTTAACATACACTCAGAACCAGAAATCAGTTTTGAAAGATTCCTACACTCTTAGTAGCACCTCGTCTTGTTCCTACTCCGAGACCGTCGCAAAGTCCGTCCATCAAGCGCACCAGTCCTCTGTCtcaaataataacagtaactGCAGCGCATCTGCCACCAACACCGCTACACAGGCGCAGGAGCGCAAGGTGTCGTCTCTCAAACTAACCCCTGTCACCATCCCTGACCCTCCTGATCACTGCAACTCTTACCTTAGCCCCCAACCTAAGACCACAGGTTCCAGACTGCCCAACTCCCCTTCTCCACAAAGGGGTCCCACTTTGCCTCCTCCCCGGACCAAGACAGCCTCCCTTTCTGTCCACTTGGGCCACGGGAGTCAAAAACCAGAGCCTTCAAACGACACAGGGGAAGCCAAGGTCCCAGATGGAGCCTCGTTTCGAACCCCGGCTCCATCCCAGTTGGAAATAACAGAAGCTCCTCCTGCAGTTCCACCAAGACCATCGCCTGCAGAATTGTTG GGCCAGGTCCTCGTTCACGCTATGAATGGAAGCACTAGCCATCCTCAGAGGCCCCTCTCCCCTCCGTCCTACtcgcctccttcctcctcctcgcttcATGCCGGCCTCCAGAGACGGAGCAGGAGTTCAG AGGGCAGCGAGTCGATAACCAGAGAGTCTGCGGTGTCGGGCCATTCCACCGTCAGCAGCACTGTGCCTATCGCCCGCTTctcagaggaagagaagagggtGTCCATCATCAAAGCCCCCCATTACGAAGGCATCGGCCCTGTGGACGAGTCCGGCATCCCCATCGCCATCCGCACA acGGTGGATCGGCCAAAGGATTGGTACAAAACCATGTTCAAGCAGATCCACAAGGTTCACAAAGCAG atgatgaTTATTCTGACACTTACAGCGCTACGTACGCCGTCATAAACAACG ATGAGTACAGACCGCCCTCCAACACCACCCTGGCCCACCCTGCTCCCcgaacacacacctacaggccCCTCGCCAAAAGCCCTCTGGACAACGGAGGTCATCAAGGGCCTCAGGAGCCTTTGCCATCCCCTGTACCCCCGCCACCTCCACTGATGccatctctcctccagctgagggCCAGAGATGACGACCGTGAGAAAGACTCGGCCGACAC AAATGAATGGGGACCCCCCAACAGGAAGGTGGACACACGGAAGTACCGCGCAGAGCCCAAGAGTATTTTTGAGTATGAACCCGGGAAATCGTCCATCCTGGAGCACGAACGACCG ACCTATGATGACATAGATTTAGAGAACGAGCCTTGGTATAAGTTCTTTTCTGAGCTGGAGTTTGGGCGGCCG CCTCCTAAAAAACGGCTGGATTATAATCCAGACATCTCCGCTCGCCGGCACATTGAG ACATCCCTACACATCCCTCCTGCTGACAACGCTCCAGACAGACCTGCCAG CGCCGCAAGCGActacaggaagaggaggaagtctGAACCGTCGAGTTCTCAAGCGAACGCTCAGTCTCAGATCAGAGCGGCGACTTCCCCCAAACCCGTCGATCCTCACAGACCCAGCAGcaccttaaaaaaaaccacCGTTCGCTCATCACCATCCTCACCCTCCAGAGTCAAAG ACCAGGATGTATCCAGGTGTTATTCCACGCTGGATGGACGTCACACATCCCAGAGCAGAAGACCCACACCTGACAGAGAG GTGTCCCATAAACAGATGACACAACttattctcttctctcttctccatCAGAAACAGCCAGCGAGAGCCATTTATGATTTTAAGGCACAAACAGCTAA GGAGCTGTCATTTAGGAAAGGTGACGGCGTGAACATCATCCGACAAATAGACAATAACTGGTATGAAGGAGAGCACCGGGGTCGGATCGGGATATTCCCCATGTCGTATGTGgag AAGATACCGTCACCGGAGAAGCAGCAGCCGGTTCGTCCTCCACCGCCGGCGAACGTGAAAGAGATCGGCGAGGCGATGGCGCGCTACAACTTCAACGCCGACACCAACGTTGAGTTGTCTCTCAGAAAG ggtgAAAGAGTTATCGTGATAAGGCAGGTAGATCACAACTGGTACGAGGGGAAGATCCCAGACACGACCAAACAAGGCATCTTTCCCGTGGCGTACGTCGACATCATCAAACGTTCCCCGTCCAAGAGCTCCGCCCACCACATCGACACACATGGTTACTCTGGTAACAGGACGCATGGCTCCACACCAGTCAAG CCTTTCTACCATCTACCCCCATCCTCCACTCCTCATgacctcccacccccccaacccctgtCGAGAAGGCCTGACCTGCGAGCCGTCACCGACGAGTGGTTGTCCCTCACGGTGTCCCTCCCAGAGTCCGTTCAAGTTCCCTCCCTCATGCCCACCCCCGTGCCTCCCACGCCACCTCCTCTCCCCACTGACCTCCCACCTCTCCCAAAGCCCCAGGGGGCCAAGCCGTCCTCGCCCGTTCCGTCCCACAGAGGCTCTGCACTGCCGCCCCAGACATTTTCCAGAACTCATCCTTTCAAAGACGGGAGACACAGTTCAGGTCCCAACCCAGACGTGGggcctcctcctctccatcctcatcctcacccctCGTTCACGTCTCCATTGGCCGATTCTCTGCTGCGGTACGACAGCAACAAAGGAAAAGCCCAAACGTCGCACCTTTCTAAGCCAAACTGTTTGTCCCGCACTGCGCCAGAGCCAACGAATCCACCCACGCCACTTCCTCTGCAACACAAATTAAACgtgcaaataaacaaaagcaaCACATTCAGCGATGTAGAGCTGCATGTGAAAGACCCTTACGATGAGCTGTTATCCATGATTCAGGAGGAATCCCCAACGACTTCCCTAAATAGCGAATCCCGTAACACGTTTAGGCCAAAAGCTACAGAATCCTTCGATCCCGCTGTGAAATCAACAGGGGTCGCTTCAGCCTGCGAGCCTGCAGGCGGCGTGCAGTTAGCGGTGCAGTTTCACAAGCCAGTGACAATGGAGCCTCTTTCCATCACCTGGGGGGAGCAAACAAAAACCCAAGAAGTCAACTCTCCAAGTTCAGCGGCGTTGAAAGGAGGGGGATTTACTGAGTTGTTcattgaggaggaggaagaagaagaagaaccagcAGCTAGTGGTGACAAAGAGGGAGACGTTAGAGGTTTTAATAAGAGACTGGGCCCACAG